DNA from Salmo salar chromosome ssa24, Ssal_v3.1, whole genome shotgun sequence:
TCGTTGAGGGCATTGGTTTACCAAATGACATCCTACAGTCAATTCAAATCTTTATTATTCACTTATCATGAGATTTAACATCATGTTTGAAAGTTTTCAAATAGAAATGAAATTGACAGTGTGTTTTTAGGTATGAGACATCTTGGAAACCTCTAAGACCAACAGGTACTGTAAGGAGAAGACAGAAATGTATATCTTACGTAATGTTATTTGACAAATACAACGTGTACATCTCGGCTTTCTCCAGCAGTGGAGGAGCTAATACAGGTGGCCCTTTTAGTCCACTTGTCCTAAAGACATATTTACATGTGGTGATTGATGATACATGGAGATTTGCAATTCTAGTAGTGacggggagggatgggggaagcaGCATGCACATACCCCAAGAGATGGGCTGTCCCAGTTGTGTTACTGTCCTTACACTACTAGATGGATTAAATCACTCAGCCCATTTCTCtagtaattttttgttgttgcaacgaTGGCGATATACATCCTCACTGTTCTCTAAACCCTGTCAGTCCAGTCAGTTCTCTCAGCGGCCCACACTGATGTTGCACACCTTGCAGCTGGGGTCCTTCTTGGCGTTGGCCGTGGTCTGGCTCATCTGGTGGTGGCCACTGATCTCCAGCACACTGCCCTGCTCCAGATACAGCGGGTCTGTGTAGAGCACCTCCAGGATGACATCACTGGCGTGGCAGAACAGAGAGTCTTCTCCCTGCCTCTGGGGGGGGATGTATGTCAGGAAGGGGTTGGCAGTCAGGTCCAGCAGGGGGAGACTACTACGGCAGAAGTTATCCCCCTCTGAGCCAGAAGGGGCCAGTACCAACACCACATAGTGATAGGCTGTGTACATACAGTAGAAGTCAGCAAAGTAAAGATTGGTGTTGGGATTCAGCAGGTTCCCGGCCGGGATCTGGAAACGAAGGGGGCCGTAGGGGGAGTCGTTTGGAGGAAGACCTGTGTCAAACTCAGTGTTGCAGCTGAGGAAGACTCCCTGCAGTTTGCTGTTGATAGGGGAGCCGTGACTTCCACTATTGTCTTTCAGGGCTGGGCGCATCAGCCCCCCACACTCAGTTCTAACAGAAAAGGAGAAACATTTTGTTATTGAACTTCACAAGTACATCCCTATACGTGTATTTACAGAGTATAGTACTGACCTGACATAGTGGAAGTAGTCAGGGTGCTGGTTGCGATAGAACACAGAGAACCGCAGCAATCTTCCAGCAGAACCCTGTGCTTTACCAAGGAGCTGTTTGAGGTGGTCCATGGCATAATCTGTTTCATACAAAAACAGTCAGTTATGAAGTTCCTGGTTCAAATCCTTTGTAGGCATATTCAATTGAATCAATACTCTACAGCAGGTCATAAGGCCTGCATTACATTGGTAAATGTCCTGCTATAGAAATCGATGTACTTCTATGACATACCCCCTGTGCAGAACTCGACCACCTGGCTCCATTCAGACACCATGTACTCTCCGTCTGCCTGTCTCACTGCAGTCTGCACAGCAACACAGTACTCTGTCCGTGGGCTCAGGAACCAATGACCTCTCACTGCCATGGGTAAAGGCACTGCCTTGGCCACCAGTTTGGTGGGCACATCCTGATGGGTGAAACAGGGATACATGTTAATTCAAGTGACTCATCAGTTGAATTGCTAGAATACAGCGTTTCAGAGGTAAAAATAGGATTGGCAGTATGTCTAAATGTTTTATGTAAACACACTCATGGATTATACATTTCTTTAGCATATTCTGGTACAAACTGGTCTAGTTAAGCTACTGTAGATCTAACCAAATTAGTGGCTTTGTTTTGGCCAGGGCCTCTAAGAAGCACAGCTAATTAAAACAAGCTCACAGGGCCCACATAACCATGGCAACCACCCTGGTGCAAGTTTGTTTGTGTTGCTTTGATTTCCGAGTGATAGAAACACACTTCCAATCAAGTGCAGCACAACCCTGAACAGCTCTGTAGAACATCAGTCAGGGGCTTTTATAAAGGCATTGGAAGATTCTATTAATGTGTGGATAGAGTAGGGTTGATGTAAGAAAGGTTTAGAAACACCCATCAGGAATGACTGAGCATGACATCTTTCATTTCAATTATTCAAATTCTCCCTCTGTCATAACTTTCTATTTCATGGGTATTACGATAAGAGCCAACCTCAAGTAATAGCCCAAGGTCCTTCCAACAGTAAACAGATTGAATCTGTTTTAGTAGCAGATTGAATCTGTTGTAGTCCCATGTAGCTCAGTTGGCAGAGTATggtgccagggttgtgggttcgattcccacgggggaccagtacgaaaaaagtattcaaatgtatgcactcactattgtaagtcactctggataagagcgtctgctaaatgactaaacagTAAATGTTGTAGTGCATAATTGCAGTCTGTTTGGAAGGATCCCATTTGTAAATAACAAATGGCCACTTAATTTTCTATTTTAATCGTTCTAGTATTTCAAATACTGATTGCAATTAGCTAGGTCTATATTTTTGGACTCACAACATGATCCTGAGAGAAAGAAAATGAAGAAACAAATGGGTAGTATACAGAAAATCAGTTCAGTGACTGGTCTGGAATAAAATCACAGTTCATAGTAAAGAGAACAGAGCTGTAGTTTTTAGGCTTTGTCTGTTTTTTGGCCATTCAAAAGGAAACGAATGTGCCCATGAGTCACTTGCCCAAAGCTGTTTTGCAGCACAAGATTCTCATTCTCCTCCACTGGAAGTGACTTAAAGGGCACTAACACTGCTCTCTGGGTTGTAACTGCTGCAGAGTCAGATACACTCATTACCAGGCTTTTATCTATTGTTCTGCATAGACACTGTCTCATGCTTGGCTATCTTGGGTTATATCAAAACATATTACATCACGTTGCAGTGAAATGTCTATTATTGGAGAACAGGACATGGAGGAATTAGAACACAagcggttggtggcaccttaattggggaggacaggctca
Protein-coding regions in this window:
- the LOC106585612 gene encoding phytanoyl-CoA hydroxylase-interacting protein — translated: METALSTPNNIQICEVTCDSFRIAWDMTPEDTARATHFFIDLSRKEGGDPNRFKHRDVPTKLVAKAVPLPMAVRGHWFLSPRTEYCVAVQTAVRQADGEYMVSEWSQVVEFCTGDYAMDHLKQLLGKAQGSAGRLLRFSVFYRNQHPDYFHYVRTECGGLMRPALKDNSGSHGSPINSKLQGVFLSCNTEFDTGLPPNDSPYGPLRFQIPAGNLLNPNTNLYFADFYCMYTAYHYVVLVLAPSGSEGDNFCRSSLPLLDLTANPFLTYIPPQRQGEDSLFCHASDVILEVLYTDPLYLEQGSVLEISGHHQMSQTTANAKKDPSCKVCNISVGR